CCGCGGCCAGCACACCGAGGATCGCGACGTAGAGGTCCACGGTGCCGGAGGAGATCCGGACGCCGACGCGGTCGCCGCGGCCGACGCCCTCGGCGGCCAGTCGCCGTCCCAGCGCCTGCACCTGTTCGGACAGCCGCCGGTAACTCAGGACCTGGTCGCCGTCGTCGAGGGCGGGCGCGTTGGGGTGCCGTGCCGCGGTTTCGGCCAGCACGTCGAGCAGCGTCCGCACCGGCGCGGCGGCCCCGCCGGGAAACAGGGCCTGCTCGGGGACCAGAACCCCGGGCAGCATCGGATCGAGAACGGGCGCACCCATCGACTTCACCTTCCGCCAGCGTTCGGGCCGGAACTCTCGAGGTGGGAGGCGCCCGCGCGGGACGATCACTCTACCCGAGGTGAACGGCAGGTGTCCGGTCGGTCTCGGCCGGGTGTCGCCGCCGTCACAATCCCGGTGTCACTGGGACTTCTTGCCGGGTTTCGGCTTCTTTTCCCGCACCCGCACGTTGATCCGCACCGGGCTGCCCTCGAAACCGAAGCGCTCACGGAACTTCCGCTCGATGAACCGCCGGTACCCCGCCTCCAGGAAGCCGGTGGTGAACAGCACGAGCGTCGGCGGCCGGATCCCGGCCTGCGTGGCGAACAACACCTTCGGCTGCTTCCCGCCACGCACCGGCGGTGGGGTGGCCGCGATCAGCTCGGACAGCCACGAGTTGAGCTGCCCCGTCGGCACCCGCTGGTCCCACGAGGACAGTGCGGTCCGCAGCGACGGTGCCAGCTTGCGCACCGCACGCCCGGTGAGCGCCGAGATGTTGACCCGCTCGGCCCACGTCACGCGCACCAGGCCGCGGTCCAGCTCCTTCTCCAGCTGGTAGCGGCGGTCCTCATCGACGAGGTCCCACTTGTTCAGCGCCAGCACACACGCCCGGCCCGACTCCACCACCGACGTCAGCACCCGCAGGTCCTGTTCGGACAGCGGTTCGCTGGCGTCCAGCAGGACGATGACGACCTCGGAGGAGTCGATCGCCGCCTTCGTGCGCAGCGACGCGTAGTACTCGGCGCCGCTGGCGGTATGCACCCGCTTGCGCAGGCCCGCGGTGTCGACGAACCGCCACACCTGGCCGTCCAGCTCGACCAGCGAGTCGACCGGGTCCACCGTGGTGCCCGCCACCGAGTCCACCACCGACCGCTGCTCGCCGGTGAGCTTGTTGAGCAGGCTGGACTTGCCGACGTTCGGCTTGCCGACCAGCGCCACCCGGCGCGGCCCTGCCACGACCGCACCCTCGCGCGGGGCCTCCGGCAGCGCGTTGACGATCGCGTCGAGCAAGTCGCCCGAGCTCCGTCCGTGCAGGGCGCTCACCGGGTACGGCTCGCCGAGGCCCAGCGACCACAGCGACGCGACGTCGGACATCAGCCGCTCGTCGTCGACCTTGTTCGCCGCCAGCAGCACCGGCCGCTTCGACCGGCGCAGCACCTTCGCCACGGCCTCGTCGGTCGCGGTCGCGCCCACCGAGGCGTCCACCACGACGAGCACCGCGTCGGCGGTCTTCATCGCCAGCTCGGCCTGCGCCGCCACCGACGCCTGCAGACCGGTGGCGCTCGGCTCCCAGCCACCCGTGTCGACCAGCGTGAACCGGCGCCCGGCCCACTGCGCGTCGTAGGCCACCCTGTCCCTGGTCACGCCCGGGGTGTCCTGCACGACCGCCTCGCGGCGGCCGAGGATCCGGTTGACCAGGGTGGATTTGCCCACGTTCGGGCGCCCGACGACGGCCAGCACGGGCTGGCTCAGCTCGGCTTCCTCCTCGCCGGCACCGTCGTCGGCCTGGTTGTCGAGCGCGGTGAACTCCGCCTCGTCCGCCCAGGTCCCGTCAATCTCCGTCATAGCTCCGCTTCCTTCACGCGCACGGGCTCGCCCTGCGCTGCACGCCATTCGTCGAGGGTGCGGACCAGGCCGGCGAGCGCGTCCCGCAGCCGTTCGGTCGCGGTGTCCAGCCCGGTACGGCCGCGGCCGACGTCGAGCGTGAACGGTTCACCCACCAGGATGTCGACCCGGGGCCGGAACCGCCTGCCGCTGCCCTCGGGGCGCCGTGTCCCGCGCGCCGCGACCGGCACGACCACCGCGCCCGAGGCCCGGACCAGCCACGCCGCGCCACGCTCGGCGTTGTCCACGTCGCCCGCGCCGCGCGTCCCCTCCGGGAACACCGCGACCAGTCCACCGCCCTTGAGTACGTTCGCCAAGGTCAGCAGGGGTGCCCGGTCGGGTTCGCCCCGGCGCACCGGCACCTGGCCGATGCGCCGGAGGAACCACCCCACGGCCCCCGTGAACATCTCCTCCTTGACGAGGAACACCGGACGCCGCGGCAACATTCCGAAGATGATCTGCGGTTCCACCATCGAGCTGTGGTTGGCCACCACCAGCACCGGGCCACTCTTCGGCACGCGCTCGACGCCGCGGATCCGCAGTCGGAACGCGGGCCGGAACAGATACTTCCCGATGATCCGGCCGGCGTCGTGCAGGCGGGGCGACGCGCCGTCGGGGAGACCGGCAGCGCTCACCGCGTGACCTGCGCGCACGTGCCCAGCAGACCGCGCTGGCCGGCCAGCTCGGACAGGGCGGTCAGCACCTGGTCGACGGACAGTTCGCTGGTGTCCAGGTGCACCGCGTCGTCGGCGGGCTTGAGCGGCGAGGTGGCGCGCGTGGAGTCGAGGCGGTCGCGGCGGCCGACCGAGGCCAGCGCCTCCGCCTCGCTGCTCTGGCGCCCGGCCGCGGTGTCCTGCGCGCTGCGGCGCGCGGCCCGTACCGCCGGATCGGCGGTCAGGTAGACCTTCAGCGGCGAACCGGGCACCACGACCGTGCCGATGTCGCGTCCCTCGACGACGATGCCGCCGACCTCGGCCAGTACCGCGGCGATGATCTCGCGCTGCCGGGCGACCAGCAGTTCCCGCACCTGCGGCACCGCCGACACCGGCGACACCGCGTGGTTGACCTCGGCGCCGCGGATCTCGGCCGCGACGTCCTCACCGGCCAGGCGCACGCTCGGCGCGGACGGGTCGGTGCCGAGCGTGAACTCCGCCGCGCGGGCCAGCGCGGCGACGGCCTCGGCGTCCTGCGGGTCGGCGCCCGCGCGCAGCACGGCCAGCGTCACCACCCGGTACATCGCACCGGTGTCGAGGTAGCCGGCCGAGAGCAGGCCGGCGAGCTTGCGCGCCACCGTCGTCTTCCCGGTTCCCGACGGTCCGTCCAGTGCGACCACGCCGCGTAGGGCTCCCGCCACCAGTGCTCTCCTCGCCGTCTCGTCGGGTCGTACCTGCGGTGTTCCATTGTGCCTGGCACTCGCGCGCGCGGGCGCACCGGTACCGTGGCGATCGTGAACGTGGAAGTAACGCCCCTTCCGGGCATCGGCGTGCGGAAGGACTTCGCGACCCGCAACGGCCGCCGCATCGGTGTGGTCACCCACCGGGACGGCCAGATCGAGCTGATCGTGTCGAAGTCCGACGATCCCGACGCGTGCCTGGCGTCCCTGCCCCTGACCGCCGACGAAGCCGGCGCTCTCGCCAACCTCCTCGGCGCACCCCAGCTGGTCGCGCAGCTCACCGAGGAGCATCGCGAGGTTCCCGGCATCAACACCAAGCAACTGCCCATCAAGTCGAACTCCCCGTTCGACGGCCGCACCCTCGGCGACACCGCGATGCGTACCCGGACCGGCGTGTCCGTGGTCGCGGTCATGCGCGCCGGCCAGGTGCACCCGTCCCCCACCCCGGACTTCACGTTCACCGCCGGTGACGTGCTGGTCGCGGTCGGCACGTCGGAAGGCCTGGAGGGCGCCCTCAAGATCCTCAAGAACGGCTGAGCCCTTGGACCACACTGCACTGTCCCTGATCGAACTCGGTGCCGTTTTCTTCGGTCTGGGCGTCCTCGGGCGCCTGGCGGGCAAGATCGGCCTGTCCCCCATCCCGCTCTACCTGCTCGGCGGCCTGGCCTTCGGGCAGGGCGGGCTCATCCCGCTCGGCGACATCGGCAGCTTCACCCATCTGGCCAGCGAAATCGGCGTCGTGCTGCTGCTGTTGCTGCTGGGCCTGGAGTACTCGGCCGCCGAACTGTTCACCGGGCTGAAACGGTCCTGGTCGGCCGGTCTGCTGGACATCGTGCTCAACGCCGCGCCCGGCGTGGCCGTCGCCCTGTTGCTGGGGTGGGGCATGATCGGCGCGATCGTGATGGGCGGCGTCACCTACATCTCCTCCTCCGGGATCATCGCGAAGGTGCTCGGCGACCTGGGCAGGCTCGGTAACCGGGAGACGCCGGTCATCCTGTCGATCCTGGTCTTCGAGGACCTGGCGATGGCCCTCTACCTGCCGATCCTCACCGCGCTGCTGGGCGGGGTCAGCTTCCTCGGCGGGCTCGAAGCGGTGGGCATCTCGCTGCTGGTGATCACCGTCGTGCTGGTGATCGCGCTGCGCTACGGCCGGTACGTGTCGGCGATCGTCGATTCCGACGATCGTGAGGTGTTCCTGCTCAAGGTGCTCGGCGCCGCGCTGCTGGTGGCCGGGCTCGCCTCGGCGATGCAGGTGTCGGCCGCGGTCGGCGCGTTCCTGCTCGGCATCGCGATCTCCGGTTCGACCGCGCACAACGCCACGCGCCTGCTGGAGCCGTTGCGGGACCTGTTCGCCGCCGTGTTCTTCGTGGTGTTCGGGTTGAACACCAACCCGGCGGCCATCCCGCCGGTGCTCGGCTGGGCCGTGCTGCTCGCCGTGCTGACCACGCTGACGAAGATCGCCACCGGCTGGTGGGCAGCCCGACGGCAGTCCGTCGGCAAACTGGGCCGCGCCCGGGCCGGCGCGGCACTGGTGGCGCGAGGCGAGTTCTCCATCGTCATCGC
This is a stretch of genomic DNA from Amycolatopsis endophytica. It encodes these proteins:
- a CDS encoding cation:proton antiporter encodes the protein MDHTALSLIELGAVFFGLGVLGRLAGKIGLSPIPLYLLGGLAFGQGGLIPLGDIGSFTHLASEIGVVLLLLLLGLEYSAAELFTGLKRSWSAGLLDIVLNAAPGVAVALLLGWGMIGAIVMGGVTYISSSGIIAKVLGDLGRLGNRETPVILSILVFEDLAMALYLPILTALLGGVSFLGGLEAVGISLLVITVVLVIALRYGRYVSAIVDSDDREVFLLKVLGAALLVAGLASAMQVSAAVGAFLLGIAISGSTAHNATRLLEPLRDLFAAVFFVVFGLNTNPAAIPPVLGWAVLLAVLTTLTKIATGWWAARRQSVGKLGRARAGAALVARGEFSIVIAGLAVSAGAVVDELAALATAYVLLMAILGPIAARVVEPLARGFQRRRGHGHEPATSSAG
- a CDS encoding cation:proton antiporter regulatory subunit, with the translated sequence MNVEVTPLPGIGVRKDFATRNGRRIGVVTHRDGQIELIVSKSDDPDACLASLPLTADEAGALANLLGAPQLVAQLTEEHREVPGINTKQLPIKSNSPFDGRTLGDTAMRTRTGVSVVAVMRAGQVHPSPTPDFTFTAGDVLVAVGTSEGLEGALKILKNG
- the der gene encoding ribosome biogenesis GTPase Der, with the protein product MTEIDGTWADEAEFTALDNQADDGAGEEEAELSQPVLAVVGRPNVGKSTLVNRILGRREAVVQDTPGVTRDRVAYDAQWAGRRFTLVDTGGWEPSATGLQASVAAQAELAMKTADAVLVVVDASVGATATDEAVAKVLRRSKRPVLLAANKVDDERLMSDVASLWSLGLGEPYPVSALHGRSSGDLLDAIVNALPEAPREGAVVAGPRRVALVGKPNVGKSSLLNKLTGEQRSVVDSVAGTTVDPVDSLVELDGQVWRFVDTAGLRKRVHTASGAEYYASLRTKAAIDSSEVVIVLLDASEPLSEQDLRVLTSVVESGRACVLALNKWDLVDEDRRYQLEKELDRGLVRVTWAERVNISALTGRAVRKLAPSLRTALSSWDQRVPTGQLNSWLSELIAATPPPVRGGKQPKVLFATQAGIRPPTLVLFTTGFLEAGYRRFIERKFRERFGFEGSPVRINVRVREKKPKPGKKSQ
- a CDS encoding lysophospholipid acyltransferase family protein, which codes for MSAAGLPDGASPRLHDAGRIIGKYLFRPAFRLRIRGVERVPKSGPVLVVANHSSMVEPQIIFGMLPRRPVFLVKEEMFTGAVGWFLRRIGQVPVRRGEPDRAPLLTLANVLKGGGLVAVFPEGTRGAGDVDNAERGAAWLVRASGAVVVPVAARGTRRPEGSGRRFRPRVDILVGEPFTLDVGRGRTGLDTATERLRDALAGLVRTLDEWRAAQGEPVRVKEAEL
- the cmk gene encoding (d)CMP kinase, which produces MVALDGPSGTGKTTVARKLAGLLSAGYLDTGAMYRVVTLAVLRAGADPQDAEAVAALARAAEFTLGTDPSAPSVRLAGEDVAAEIRGAEVNHAVSPVSAVPQVRELLVARQREIIAAVLAEVGGIVVEGRDIGTVVVPGSPLKVYLTADPAVRAARRSAQDTAAGRQSSEAEALASVGRRDRLDSTRATSPLKPADDAVHLDTSELSVDQVLTALSELAGQRGLLGTCAQVTR